A region from the Halomonas piscis genome encodes:
- the rbfA gene encoding 30S ribosome-binding factor RbfA, whose amino-acid sequence MQEFKRTDRVADQLQKELAVLIQREVKDPRLGMVTLSSVSVSRDLGYADVYFTLLGEQDPARVKENLQALRRAGGFLRSQVARRVKLRHVPELRFHYDESVVRGQQLSSLIDEAVQTDRERHAGQESDDGDESGGGERR is encoded by the coding sequence ATGCAGGAATTCAAGCGCACCGACCGGGTCGCCGACCAGCTGCAGAAGGAGCTGGCAGTGCTCATCCAGCGCGAGGTCAAAGATCCTCGCCTGGGCATGGTCACGCTGAGCAGTGTCAGCGTCAGCCGAGATCTGGGCTACGCCGACGTCTATTTCACCCTGCTTGGCGAGCAGGACCCGGCACGGGTGAAGGAAAACCTGCAGGCGCTCAGGCGTGCGGGCGGCTTTTTGCGCAGCCAGGTGGCCCGTCGGGTCAAGCTGCGCCACGTGCCCGAGCTGCGTTTTCACTACGATGAAAGCGTGGTCCGCGGCCAGCAGCTGTCGTCGCTGATTGACGAGGCGGTACAAACCGACCGCGAGCGCCACGCCGGTCAGGAGAGCGATGACGGCGACGAAAGCGGCGGCGGAGAACGCCGCTGA
- the truB gene encoding tRNA pseudouridine(55) synthase TruB has product MARRRRGLPVNGVLLLDKPAGLSSNHALQRVRRLYQAQKAGHTGTLDPMATGLLPICLGEATKFSSWLLDADKAYRTRVELGVITDTGDAEGNVVERREVPALDEASIEAVLERFRGEIDQVPPMYSALKHQGRKLYELAREGKHVERAARRISVYDARLTALDTASDNDTVSGNDAFELEIRCSKGTYIRTLAEDIGLALGCGAHISALRRLATGAFDAGGMWTLEALEQLADQPAREAVLMAPDVLVTHLPALALDDAAHGRLIHGQQASLESDLTEAATARLYHQQAFVGLGRVVRQADGVATVAPKRLTSHPAAVPGS; this is encoded by the coding sequence ATGGCGCGCCGTCGTCGCGGACTGCCGGTCAACGGCGTGCTGCTGCTGGACAAGCCCGCGGGCCTGTCCAGCAACCATGCCCTGCAGCGCGTGCGCCGGCTTTACCAGGCGCAAAAGGCCGGCCATACCGGTACCCTGGATCCCATGGCGACCGGCCTGCTGCCAATCTGCCTGGGAGAGGCAACCAAGTTCTCCTCTTGGCTGCTGGATGCCGACAAGGCCTACCGCACTCGGGTGGAGCTTGGCGTCATCACCGACACCGGCGACGCCGAAGGCAACGTCGTGGAGCGCCGCGAGGTGCCCGCGCTCGACGAAGCCTCGATCGAGGCGGTGCTCGAGCGTTTTCGCGGCGAGATCGACCAGGTGCCGCCGATGTACTCGGCGCTCAAGCACCAGGGGCGCAAGCTTTACGAGCTGGCCCGGGAAGGCAAGCACGTGGAGCGTGCAGCCCGGCGCATAAGCGTGTATGATGCCCGCCTCACGGCGTTGGATACCGCTTCGGACAATGATACCGTTTCGGGCAACGACGCCTTTGAACTGGAAATCCGCTGCAGCAAGGGCACCTATATACGTACCCTGGCAGAGGATATCGGCCTCGCACTCGGCTGCGGCGCCCACATCAGCGCGCTCAGGCGCCTTGCCACCGGCGCTTTCGACGCCGGCGGCATGTGGACGCTCGAGGCGCTTGAGCAGCTGGCGGACCAGCCCGCGCGGGAAGCCGTGCTGATGGCGCCGGACGTGCTCGTAACACACCTGCCGGCGCTTGCGCTGGATGACGCCGCCCACGGGCGGCTGATTCACGGCCAGCAGGCCTCGTTGGAAAGCGATCTGACCGAGGCGGCCACGGCAAGGCTTTACCACCAGCAGGCCTTTGTCGGCCTGGGGCGCGTGGTCCGGCAGGCAGACGGCGTTGCCACGGTGGCGCCAAAACGGCTGACAAGCCACCCCGCTGCAGTGCCGGGTAGCTGA
- the rpsO gene encoding 30S ribosomal protein S15: MALTAEQKAEIVNEYGRGENDTGSPEVQVALLSANINGLQDHFKSHSQDHHSRRGLIRMVNQRRKLLDYLHRKDYERYRSIIQRLGLRR; encoded by the coding sequence ATGGCATTAACCGCTGAACAGAAAGCCGAAATCGTCAACGAATACGGCCGCGGCGAAAACGACACCGGATCCCCCGAGGTTCAGGTGGCCCTGCTGAGCGCCAACATCAACGGCCTGCAGGATCATTTCAAGAGCCACAGCCAGGATCACCACTCTCGTCGTGGCCTGATCCGCATGGTCAACCAGCGTCGCAAGCTGCTGGACTACCTGCACCGCAAGGACTACGAGCGCTATCGCTCCATCATCCAGCGTCTGGGCCTGCGCCGCTAA
- the pnp gene encoding polyribonucleotide nucleotidyltransferase: MNPVTKTFQYGDSTVTLETGRIARQASGAVMVTMDNTVVLCTVVAKKEANPAQPFFPLSVHYQEKTYAVGKIPGGFFKREGRPTEKETLTSRLIDRPIRPLFPKSFMNEVQVVCTVLSADRNQDPDIAAMLGTSAALGISGVPFNGPIGAARVAFNEEQGYFLNPSVEALATSELNMVVAGTQNAVLMVESEAQELLEDEMLGAVLYGHQEMQTAISAIDALVAEAGKPRWDWQPVPGNRTLAAKLAEDFRDKIGDAYRITDKMARQDALSALKDEALEALGEGDAGPGDGRFPEGEVKGAFAALEKRVVRARIVGGEPRIDGRDNQTVRPIAIDVGALPKTHGSAIFTRGETQAIAVATLGTLRDSQLVESLEGERKDRFLLHYNFPPYCVGEAGFIGGPKRREIGHGRLARRGVQAMLPDEDAFPYTIRVVSEITESNGSSSMASVCGTSLALMDAGVPLKAPVAGIAMGLVKDGDSYAVLTDILGDEDHLGDMDFKVAGSEEGVTALQMDIKIEGINEEIMETALQQAHRARLDILGQMNAVINASREEVSDNAPSMLTLQIDAKKIRDVIGKGGATIRKITEDTGASVDLDDDGTVRIYAEDKKAARAAADTVLEITAVPEIGKLYRGKVVRIADFGAFVNIMPGTDGLVHISQIVPERVENVRDYLNENDEAVVKVLDVDNRNRVKLSIKEITEEDKAAFAAAEAEASTDG, translated from the coding sequence GTGAATCCGGTTACAAAGACGTTCCAGTACGGTGATAGCACCGTTACGCTCGAAACCGGGCGTATTGCCCGCCAGGCGTCCGGCGCCGTCATGGTGACCATGGACAACACCGTGGTGCTTTGCACCGTGGTGGCCAAGAAAGAGGCCAATCCCGCCCAGCCGTTTTTTCCGCTGTCGGTGCACTACCAGGAAAAAACCTACGCGGTGGGCAAGATCCCCGGCGGCTTCTTCAAGCGCGAAGGGCGTCCCACCGAGAAGGAAACCCTGACCTCGCGGCTGATCGATCGGCCCATCCGCCCGCTGTTTCCCAAGAGCTTCATGAACGAGGTTCAGGTGGTGTGCACGGTGCTCTCCGCCGACCGCAATCAGGATCCGGATATCGCCGCCATGCTGGGGACTTCGGCAGCGCTGGGGATTTCCGGGGTGCCGTTCAACGGGCCCATCGGCGCGGCGCGGGTGGCCTTTAACGAAGAGCAGGGCTATTTCCTCAACCCCAGCGTCGAGGCGCTCGCCACCTCCGAGCTGAACATGGTGGTCGCGGGCACGCAAAACGCCGTGCTGATGGTCGAGTCAGAGGCCCAGGAGCTGCTCGAGGACGAAATGCTCGGGGCGGTGCTCTACGGCCACCAGGAAATGCAAACCGCCATCAGCGCGATTGACGCGCTGGTGGCCGAGGCCGGCAAGCCGCGCTGGGACTGGCAGCCGGTGCCGGGTAACCGCACCCTGGCCGCCAAGCTTGCCGAAGACTTCCGGGACAAGATCGGCGATGCCTATCGCATTACCGACAAGATGGCGCGCCAGGACGCGCTTTCTGCGCTGAAGGACGAGGCTCTCGAGGCGCTGGGCGAGGGCGACGCCGGGCCGGGAGACGGCCGCTTCCCCGAAGGCGAGGTCAAGGGCGCCTTTGCCGCGCTGGAAAAGCGCGTGGTGCGCGCCCGGATAGTGGGCGGTGAGCCGCGCATCGACGGGCGCGACAACCAGACGGTGCGCCCCATCGCCATTGACGTTGGCGCGCTGCCCAAGACCCACGGCTCGGCGATCTTCACTCGGGGAGAAACCCAGGCCATCGCCGTGGCGACGCTGGGTACCCTGCGCGACTCCCAGCTGGTGGAGTCGCTGGAGGGCGAGCGCAAGGATCGTTTTCTGCTGCACTACAACTTCCCGCCGTACTGCGTGGGCGAAGCCGGCTTCATCGGCGGGCCCAAGCGCCGCGAGATCGGGCACGGGCGTTTGGCACGGCGTGGCGTGCAGGCGATGCTGCCGGACGAAGATGCCTTTCCTTACACTATCCGCGTGGTGTCGGAAATCACCGAGTCCAACGGATCGAGCTCCATGGCTTCGGTGTGCGGCACCTCGCTTGCGCTGATGGATGCCGGCGTGCCGCTCAAGGCACCGGTCGCGGGCATTGCCATGGGGCTGGTCAAGGACGGCGACAGCTACGCCGTGCTCACCGACATCCTCGGTGACGAAGATCACCTGGGCGATATGGACTTCAAGGTCGCCGGTTCCGAAGAAGGCGTGACGGCCCTGCAGATGGACATCAAGATCGAGGGCATCAACGAGGAGATCATGGAGACTGCGCTGCAGCAGGCGCACCGGGCGCGCCTGGACATTCTCGGGCAGATGAACGCCGTGATAAACGCCAGCCGCGAGGAGGTCTCCGACAACGCGCCGTCCATGCTGACGCTGCAGATCGACGCCAAAAAGATCCGCGACGTGATCGGCAAGGGCGGGGCGACGATCCGCAAGATCACGGAAGACACCGGCGCCTCGGTCGATCTCGACGACGACGGCACCGTACGCATCTACGCCGAGGACAAGAAGGCCGCCAGGGCCGCTGCGGATACCGTGCTTGAAATTACCGCCGTGCCGGAGATCGGCAAGCTGTACCGCGGCAAGGTAGTGCGCATTGCCGACTTTGGCGCCTTCGTCAACATCATGCCGGGGACCGACGGCCTGGTGCATATCTCCCAGATCGTGCCCGAGCGGGTGGAAAACGTCCGCGACTACCTCAATGAAAACGACGAAGCCGTGGTCAAGGTGCTGGACGTGGACAACCGCAACCGGGTGAAGCTCTCGATCAAGGAAATCACCGAGGAAGACAAGGCGGCGTTTGCCGCCGCTGAGGCCGAGGCCAGCACCGACGGCTAA
- a CDS encoding MFS transporter — MTESSADMNTAVSPWWGVAAVMVGIFLLVTAEQLPIGLLSQVAEALDVTPGTAGLMVTVPGVIAAFSAPLLPVAVGELDRRVMLTLMMLLMVAASVLSALAGSFWLLLGARALVGMSIGGFWAIAGGLAPRLVAADKVPRAMTVIFGGIAAASVLGVPLGTLLGEWTHWRVAFAALGGLSLATAAALWRWLPDLPPREPVRLATLGEQLATRGVRVAVMTTGLLVIGQFAAYTFISPVLQQISGVERAHVGSLLLLYGTAGILGNVAAGLFAGRHPYTAVLLIPCVLVAVVGGFPLVGTMPATGIALLLVWGAVFGSVAVSLQTWLLRTAPNTEAANALMAFVFNFSIGTGALFGGRLVDGVGLAGTLWAATALFVASALLVISTPSRLLDKAPSAAG; from the coding sequence ATGACAGAGTCCTCCGCCGACATGAACACAGCAGTCAGCCCCTGGTGGGGCGTGGCAGCCGTGATGGTCGGAATCTTCTTGCTGGTCACCGCCGAGCAGCTGCCCATCGGGCTTTTGTCCCAGGTGGCCGAGGCCCTGGACGTCACCCCGGGGACGGCGGGGCTGATGGTCACCGTGCCCGGGGTGATTGCGGCATTTTCCGCGCCGCTATTGCCGGTGGCCGTGGGCGAGCTGGACCGTCGCGTCATGCTCACCCTGATGATGCTGCTGATGGTGGCGGCAAGCGTGCTGTCGGCGCTCGCCGGCAGCTTCTGGCTGCTGCTCGGGGCGCGTGCGCTGGTCGGCATGAGTATCGGCGGCTTCTGGGCCATTGCCGGCGGCCTGGCGCCCAGGCTGGTGGCGGCCGACAAGGTACCCCGGGCGATGACGGTCATCTTTGGCGGCATTGCCGCCGCTTCGGTGCTGGGCGTGCCGCTGGGCACGCTGCTGGGCGAGTGGACCCATTGGCGGGTCGCGTTTGCGGCGCTGGGCGGACTCAGCCTGGCAACCGCCGCCGCGCTTTGGCGCTGGCTGCCCGATCTGCCGCCCCGGGAGCCGGTACGCCTGGCGACCCTGGGCGAGCAGCTGGCCACCCGGGGCGTGCGGGTGGCGGTGATGACCACGGGGCTGTTGGTGATCGGCCAGTTTGCCGCCTATACCTTTATCAGTCCGGTGCTGCAGCAGATCAGCGGCGTCGAGCGCGCCCACGTGGGCAGTCTGCTGCTTTTGTACGGTACCGCGGGGATTCTGGGCAACGTGGCGGCGGGGCTGTTTGCCGGGCGCCATCCCTACACCGCGGTATTGCTGATCCCGTGCGTGCTGGTGGCGGTGGTGGGCGGTTTCCCCTTGGTCGGCACGATGCCGGCCACGGGCATCGCCCTGCTGTTGGTATGGGGCGCGGTGTTTGGCAGCGTGGCGGTCAGCCTGCAGACCTGGCTCTTGCGCACCGCCCCCAACACCGAGGCGGCCAACGCCCTGATGGCCTTCGTGTTCAACTTTTCCATCGGCACCGGGGCGCTGTTCGGCGGTCGGCTGGTGGACGGCGTGGGGCTTGCCGGCACCCTTTGGGCGGCCACGGCGCTGTTCGTGGCCAGCGCCTTACTGGTGATTTCGACGCCTTCCAGACTGCTGGACAAGGCGCCTTCGGCGGCCGGCTAG
- a CDS encoding acetyl-CoA C-acetyltransferase gives MQDVVIVAAKRSAIGTFGGSLADMPASELGAQVIKDVMHTTGVTPAEVDEVLLGQVLTAGSGQNPARQAAIGGGLPEGVPAMTINKVCGSGLKALHLATQAIRCGDAEVVLAGGQETMSAAPHLLPHSRHGQRMGSWTAVDSMIHDGLWDAFNDYHMGITAENLAEQYGISREAMDAFAAASQQKAIEAIENGRFAGQITPISVPGRKGHVTHFDTDEGPRTLTTEKLAGLRPAFKPDGRVTAGNASGINDGAAVVMLCSAAKAEALGLTPLARIAGYANAAVDPAIMGIGPAPATRRCLDKAGWQINELDLIEANEAFAAQALAVNQELGWDTDRINVNGGAIALGHPIGASGCRILVTLIHEMIARDAHKGLATLCIGGGQGVALAVERD, from the coding sequence ATGCAAGACGTAGTGATAGTCGCCGCCAAGCGCAGTGCCATCGGCACGTTCGGCGGTTCGCTGGCGGATATGCCCGCCAGCGAGCTGGGCGCTCAGGTCATAAAGGACGTGATGCACACCACCGGCGTGACCCCGGCGGAAGTCGACGAAGTGCTCCTCGGCCAGGTCCTCACCGCCGGCAGCGGGCAGAACCCGGCGCGCCAGGCAGCCATCGGCGGCGGTCTGCCCGAGGGCGTGCCGGCGATGACCATCAACAAGGTCTGCGGCTCGGGCCTCAAGGCGCTGCATCTGGCCACCCAGGCCATTCGCTGCGGCGACGCCGAGGTGGTGCTTGCCGGCGGCCAGGAAACCATGTCCGCCGCGCCGCACCTGCTGCCCCACTCGCGCCACGGCCAGCGCATGGGCAGCTGGACCGCGGTGGATTCGATGATCCACGACGGTCTGTGGGACGCGTTCAACGACTACCACATGGGCATCACCGCCGAGAACCTGGCCGAACAGTACGGCATCAGCCGCGAGGCCATGGACGCCTTTGCCGCCGCCTCCCAGCAGAAAGCTATCGAAGCCATCGAAAACGGCCGCTTTGCCGGCCAGATCACGCCCATTTCCGTGCCCGGCCGCAAGGGCCACGTCACCCATTTTGACACCGACGAAGGCCCCCGCACGCTGACCACCGAGAAACTGGCCGGCCTGCGCCCGGCGTTCAAGCCCGATGGCCGGGTGACCGCGGGTAACGCCTCGGGCATCAACGACGGCGCGGCCGTGGTCATGCTGTGTTCGGCCGCCAAGGCCGAGGCGCTGGGCTTGACACCGCTGGCCCGCATCGCCGGCTACGCCAACGCCGCGGTAGATCCGGCAATCATGGGCATCGGCCCGGCGCCGGCTACCCGGCGCTGCCTGGACAAAGCCGGCTGGCAAATCAACGAGCTCGATCTGATCGAAGCCAACGAGGCCTTTGCCGCCCAGGCGCTGGCGGTCAACCAGGAGCTCGGCTGGGATACCGACCGCATCAACGTCAACGGCGGCGCCATTGCTCTGGGCCACCCCATCGGCGCTTCGGGCTGCCGGATACTGGTCACCCTGATCCACGAAATGATTGCCCGGGACGCGCATAAGGGTCTTGCTACTCTGTGCATCGGCGGCGGCCAGGGCGTGGCGCTTGCCGTGGAGCGCGACTGA
- a CDS encoding short-chain fatty acid transporter, whose amino-acid sequence MLNHVSKPFVRLVERYLPDPYIFVLLLTLVAFIAAMVVEGQSPASVVAMWGEGFWDLLTFSMQMLLVLVTGFMLANTPLVKGILDRLASLAHSSGQAIILVTFVALTASWINWGFGLVVGALFAKALARRIQVHYPLLVASAYSGFVVWHAGLAGSIPLTIATEGHFTQEMIGVIGTEQTIFAFFNLAIVALLFLMVPLINRLMLPPKAESIFVDPQLIEEKQEADPVITRPAERLENSRTLAWLVGFSGLAFLFQYFVKGGGLNLNIVNFMFLFLAIVLHQTPHRLLDSLNEAIKGGAGIAIQFPFYAGIMAVMVQSGLAATISSGFASIASGSSLPFWSFISAGLVNLFVPSGGGQWAVQASVMIPAAQELGADIPRVAMAVAWGDAWTNLLQPFWALPVLAIAGLKAKDIMGYCLVLLFITGGIISLGLTFF is encoded by the coding sequence ATGCTGAATCATGTCTCCAAGCCCTTTGTTCGGCTTGTCGAGCGTTACCTGCCGGACCCTTACATTTTTGTATTGCTACTCACCCTGGTGGCCTTTATCGCGGCAATGGTGGTCGAAGGGCAATCGCCAGCTTCTGTGGTCGCTATGTGGGGCGAAGGGTTTTGGGATCTGCTCACTTTTTCCATGCAGATGCTGCTGGTGCTGGTCACCGGATTCATGCTTGCCAACACGCCGCTGGTCAAGGGCATTCTGGACAGGCTCGCCTCGCTTGCCCACTCTTCCGGCCAAGCCATTATCCTGGTCACCTTCGTGGCGCTAACGGCAAGCTGGATCAACTGGGGGTTCGGGCTGGTCGTTGGCGCTCTTTTTGCAAAGGCACTGGCACGTCGTATCCAGGTGCACTACCCGCTTCTAGTTGCCAGCGCCTACTCAGGTTTTGTTGTCTGGCACGCCGGCCTGGCAGGCTCAATTCCTCTGACGATTGCCACTGAAGGGCACTTTACCCAGGAGATGATCGGAGTTATCGGCACCGAACAAACCATATTTGCCTTCTTCAATCTGGCAATTGTGGCTCTCCTCTTCCTCATGGTTCCGCTGATCAACCGTCTGATGTTACCGCCGAAAGCAGAAAGCATCTTTGTTGATCCTCAATTAATTGAGGAAAAACAGGAAGCTGATCCCGTCATCACACGGCCGGCCGAACGTCTTGAAAACAGCCGTACTCTCGCCTGGCTCGTGGGCTTTTCAGGGCTTGCCTTTCTTTTTCAATATTTTGTCAAGGGCGGCGGGCTGAATCTGAATATCGTCAACTTCATGTTTCTATTTCTGGCTATTGTATTGCACCAAACGCCGCATCGGCTGCTGGATAGTCTTAATGAGGCCATAAAAGGCGGTGCCGGGATTGCCATTCAGTTTCCGTTTTACGCCGGCATTATGGCGGTTATGGTCCAATCAGGCTTGGCAGCCACCATCTCCAGTGGCTTTGCCTCCATCGCCAGCGGCTCCTCGCTGCCGTTCTGGAGCTTCATCAGCGCAGGCTTGGTCAACCTTTTCGTGCCCTCTGGCGGCGGTCAGTGGGCCGTGCAGGCCTCTGTGATGATTCCAGCCGCTCAGGAACTGGGCGCTGACATCCCTCGCGTGGCTATGGCCGTGGCATGGGGCGATGCCTGGACCAACCTGTTACAGCCATTCTGGGCACTGCCAGTGCTGGCCATTGCCGGACTGAAGGCCAAGGACATTATGGGGTATTGTCTGGTGCTGTTATTCATTACGGGAGGCATTATCAGCCTGGGTCTGACGTTCTTTTAG